Sequence from the Bacillus mesophilus genome:
CTTAAAAAACTATATAGTGTAAAAGACTTCCCAACTTTTTTCCAACCAAGTATCGTAACTGGAATATTCAACAGAAATAAAAGTACCCCTGTTGAAATAAAAAAAGGAGTGTAATCTTGAACTAGACTTGCAATTAGCTGTGCAACCCCTGTAAATCCACTTGCATATACATGAGCAGGAATTAAAAAGAGATTTAATCCTATCGCGCTTAGTAGAGCTCCTATAATAACAATTATAATTTTCTTACTCTCTCCCAAAATCATGGAAATCCTCCTTATTATCCCTATAGACTTAATGTTACCCAATCCGTTCATTTGAAACCGGAAAAATATACTTTTTCATGTAAATATCCAAATTGGCTTATACTATGTTCACATCAAAAAGTAAATCAACCACGTAACACAGATAATATGTTAGTTGTTATAAGAACATTCAATTTGAGTAAAGTTCATATTCAGCAGAATTGATAGCCAATTATGCCTAATTTCTATTAAAATTTTGTGTGAAGAGTTATATTTACATATATAATGCAAGTAGAGGTGATGAAATAATGATTAAACTACTAACTGATAGTGGCTGTGATTTACCAAAGGAATATCTTGATCAGGAAAAGGTACATCTGTTTCCCTTAGTTGTTCACTTAGATGGGGAAGACTATTTTGATATGGAAACAATTGATTCATCAAAAATATATGAAGCAATGAGAAATGAGCTTGTTCCGAAGACCTCACAGGTTCCACCAACAAGATTTGAAGACACGTTTACTGCACTAGCAAAGGAAAAGGCTGAGGTATTTTACGTATCCTTTTCATCTGAGCTCTCTGGAACATACCAGACTGCCAGAATGATGGCAGAACAAGTTAAAGAACAATTCCCAGATTTTAAAATTACGGTTTTGGATACAAAATGTGCTTCTTTAGGCATGGGATTAGTTGTAAGAAAAGCTGTTGAACTCATAGAGAGTGGTCTTACATACAGTGAAGTGGTTGAACAAACCACGTTCTTCGCAGAGCATATGGAGCATATTGTGACAGTTGACAACCTAGATTATCTGGCAAGAGGTGGAAGAGTTTCTAAGGCTTCTGCTTTTGTAGGAGGATTACTCAATATTAAACCTCTGCTACATGTTGATGAGGGTAAATTAATCCCGATCGAGAAAATTCGTGGTCGTAAAAAAGTGTTGCAAAGAATGATTGATCTAATGAAAGAACGTGGACAAGACTTAACAAGTCAAACGATTGGTATTAGTCATGGAGAAGATGAAGAAACAGCCTTGTTCCTTCAAGAGAAAATTAAGGAACAGTTAGGCTGTGAAACTTTTCTCATTACAAAAATCGGCTCAGCAATTGGAGCACATGCAGGACCTGGAACGATTGGACTTTATTTTGTAAACAAACTACAATGATTGAATTGTGCGCATTCTTAATGGTTCTTACATAAAGATTGCATTTTCTACAAACGCTAAGGATGTACCTTTATTTTGAGAGGAGCATCCATATGCGTCATACAAGTGATAATGACAAAAAAGCCTTTGATAATAATGCTAAACGTGCCCAAAAGAATGAAGAGCGAGAAGAAAATCGCCAGAAGGGTAAGCGTCAATATTCAAAGAAAACAGATCATTTATAAAAGCTTGGCAGATGCCAAGCTTTTATTTATGTAGTAACTAAGTCTAAGTCAGCCGTACATTGTGGACATTTTATCGCTTTAAGGGGAATAGCTGTAATACAATAAGGACACTTCTTATCTGTAGGTGCAGATGGTACCTTTTCCTCTTTTCTTTTCAGCTTATTAATTTTTCGAATCACGAGAAAAATGACAAAAGCTGTGATTAAAAATTGGATAATATTATTTAAAAAGATTCCGTAATTAATCGTAGCGGCCCCAGCCTCTTGTGCCTCTGAAAGAGATTTATAATCTTTATTTCCAAGCGTGTAAAATAAATTTGTAAAGTCCACTTTTCCAAGTAACATACCAATTGGTGGCATCACTATATCATTTACAAGTGAAGAAACGATCTTATTAAATGCTCCACCAATAATAACACCCACCGCTAAATCAATTACATTTCCCTTAACCGCAAATTCTTTAAATTCCTTTATTAACCCCATTTCAACTCTCCTTTCTGTATCATACTTTGCACAAAAAAGGTCAGCAATATTTGCTGACCTTAAAATTAACTCAACTTAAATTGAGATAACATTTGATTTAGTTCATTTGTTAAATCTCTCATTGCTGTCACTTTGGCTGCAAGCTTTCCGAATGCTTGTAGTTGTTCAGTTGTAGACGCTGAAATTTCTTCACTTCCTGCAGCAGACTGCTGTACAACTGAGCTTATATTGCCAACTGAATCTAACACTTGGTTACCAATTTTTTTAGATTGTGACATCCCATCCACAATTCCTTGAATGTGGGAGGAAATGTTTTGTACCTTTTGATCAATAGTTTCAAATGCCTCATTCGTAACAATCATTGATTGTTCCTGCTTCTGAGCAATGTCTACCCCTTGATTCACTGATTTAACAATTTCAGATAATCCCGCTTGAATATGTTCAACCATGCTGAAAATTTCTGCGGTTGCTTTTGTTGATTCCTCCGCTAGCTTTCTAACCTCATCTGCAACTACAGCAAAGCCTTTTCCAGCTTCTCCTGCACGAGCTGCTTCGATCGCCGCATTTAAAGCTAGAAGATTTGTTTGGCCAGCAATAGAGGATACCGAAGTAGCCATTTCTTCGATTTTGCTAGCATACCCTGCAAATGCCTTCGTTGCTGTTTCTATTTTATTCGTTGAGGAGATATTTTTAGTTAGAAGATTACGTTGTTCCTCCATCGCTTTTCTTCCTGAACCAATTGAATCCACTGTTTCTAATCCAAAGGCAGCTGTTTGTTTAGAAGCCTCTAGGTTCTTTTCAAACTCTTGATCTAGTTGCTCTACTAGATGCACAGAGTTCTGAAGATCCTCAGAAATGGCTTGTGATCCATGTGAAAGCTCATCAGTTGAGACCGCTACTTGGTTACTAATTTCAACGAGTCCCTTATTCTCATCCTCAATTTCACGTGAAAATTGCTCAACTTTTTTACTTACATTTTCTACTGAACCAATTAACCCTCTTAATTGGTCCACCATTTGAGTAAAGGAGTTGTTTAAGTCACCAATTTCATCATTTTTAGAATAATAAACTTGTTCGACAACAAGGTCCCCTGCTGATACTCTTCTTGCATTCTCTGTTAA
This genomic interval carries:
- a CDS encoding DegV family protein, with translation MMIKLLTDSGCDLPKEYLDQEKVHLFPLVVHLDGEDYFDMETIDSSKIYEAMRNELVPKTSQVPPTRFEDTFTALAKEKAEVFYVSFSSELSGTYQTARMMAEQVKEQFPDFKITVLDTKCASLGMGLVVRKAVELIESGLTYSEVVEQTTFFAEHMEHIVTVDNLDYLARGGRVSKASAFVGGLLNIKPLLHVDEGKLIPIEKIRGRKKVLQRMIDLMKERGQDLTSQTIGISHGEDEETALFLQEKIKEQLGCETFLITKIGSAIGAHAGPGTIGLYFVNKLQ
- a CDS encoding DUF3941 domain-containing protein; translated protein: MRHTSDNDKKAFDNNAKRAQKNEEREENRQKGKRQYSKKTDHL
- the mscL gene encoding large conductance mechanosensitive channel protein MscL; this translates as MGLIKEFKEFAVKGNVIDLAVGVIIGGAFNKIVSSLVNDIVMPPIGMLLGKVDFTNLFYTLGNKDYKSLSEAQEAGAATINYGIFLNNIIQFLITAFVIFLVIRKINKLKRKEEKVPSAPTDKKCPYCITAIPLKAIKCPQCTADLDLVTT
- a CDS encoding methyl-accepting chemotaxis protein: MVDQLRGLIGSVENVSKKVEQFSREIEDENKGLVEISNQVAVSTDELSHGSQAISEDLQNSVHLVEQLDQEFEKNLEASKQTAAFGLETVDSIGSGRKAMEEQRNLLTKNISSTNKIETATKAFAGYASKIEEMATSVSSIAGQTNLLALNAAIEAARAGEAGKGFAVVADEVRKLAEESTKATAEIFSMVEHIQAGLSEIVKSVNQGVDIAQKQEQSMIVTNEAFETIDQKVQNISSHIQGIVDGMSQSKKIGNQVLDSVGNISSVVQQSAAGSEEISASTTEQLQAFGKLAAKVTAMRDLTNELNQMLSQFKLS